One Oscillospiraceae bacterium genomic window carries:
- a CDS encoding uroporphyrinogen decarboxylase family protein, whose product MKTREPDFSQLLKVMRREKPDRPVLFELFLDPRLFTLFSGEPFEYGGDPREEMRILIKAYAAAGYDYTSVYANGFSFPGPEREHAKSTSMRDGLIKDRESFDKYVWPDPENADYELFHEAKKWLPDGMKFMIRGPGGQLENMQNIVGYDNICAMLYDDPDLLEEIAANVGTRLVKYYEICASCDTIGILMDNDDWGFNTQTFLSPADMRKYIFPWHKKIAEIAHRHNMPVALHSCGNPLEVMDDIITDIKIDARHSYEDKIIPVEEFYKRFHDHIAVLGGMDVDMMTRGTPEQIYKRSKTMLEAAPTGYALGTGNSIAAYIPIENYMAMRKAAMGE is encoded by the coding sequence ATGAAGACAAGAGAACCCGATTTTTCACAATTATTGAAAGTGATGCGCCGGGAAAAACCCGACCGCCCCGTGCTGTTTGAACTGTTTTTGGACCCCAGGTTGTTCACCCTGTTCTCCGGAGAACCGTTTGAATACGGCGGAGACCCGCGCGAAGAGATGCGCATTTTGATCAAGGCCTATGCGGCAGCCGGTTATGACTATACCAGCGTCTATGCGAACGGATTCAGTTTTCCCGGGCCCGAGCGCGAACACGCGAAAAGCACCTCAATGCGCGACGGTCTGATCAAAGACCGCGAGAGTTTTGATAAGTATGTCTGGCCCGATCCCGAAAACGCGGATTACGAACTTTTTCATGAAGCTAAAAAATGGCTGCCCGACGGAATGAAGTTCATGATTCGCGGCCCCGGCGGGCAGCTCGAAAATATGCAGAACATCGTCGGGTATGACAACATCTGCGCAATGCTTTATGACGATCCCGATCTGCTTGAGGAGATTGCGGCGAACGTCGGAACCCGGCTGGTGAAATATTACGAAATCTGCGCTTCCTGTGACACGATCGGAATACTGATGGACAACGACGACTGGGGCTTTAACACCCAGACCTTTTTATCACCCGCCGATATGCGCAAGTATATCTTCCCGTGGCACAAAAAGATTGCTGAGATCGCTCACCGTCACAATATGCCGGTGGCTCTGCATTCCTGCGGCAATCCTCTTGAGGTGATGGACGATATCATCACAGACATCAAAATCGACGCACGGCACAGTTATGAAGATAAAATCATTCCGGTCGAAGAATTTTACAAACGGTTTCATGATCATATCGCTGTGCTCGGCGGTATGGACGTCGATATGATGACCCGCGGCACACCGGAACAGATTTATAAACGCAGCAAAACAATGCTCGAAGCGGCGCCGACCGGATACGCGCTCGGAACCGGAAACAGTATCGCCGCTTATATCCCGATTGAAAACTATATGGCGATGCGCAAAGCGGCGATGGGAGAGTAA
- a CDS encoding MFS transporter: MRKNHRKLSPAMLFILLFGIVSLFSDMTHEGASSIKGAYLSLLGASAATIGFVSGFGELVGYSLRYVFGRLADRTKKYWPITIIGYIVDVLAVPALALVGENGWIFACALIIAERAGKALKKPAKNTLMSFAASQEGAGKSFAIQELLDQIGAFLGPVLLYLVMLFKMTGTTYQIYAFGLAILAIPAALTVIMLFITKRKFPNPENFEPEPKEYIPFKLDKKFILYIAGISLFAFGFIDYSLIIMHVSREFSGLTPGLNSSALVNTGTLPLLYAGAMLVDAVSALVFGLLYDKKGNLAPVLSTALCAPFALFIFGFKSVPALLVGIALWGVGMGAQESILKAVVSTIVPKNSRATGYGIFECSFGVFWFLGSWLLGVLYDVSIPAMIAVSIITQLAAIPLYCFSARNSRRVLSKRKI, encoded by the coding sequence ATGAGAAAAAATCATCGGAAACTATCCCCTGCGATGCTGTTCATTCTGCTGTTCGGCATCGTCAGTTTGTTTTCCGATATGACTCACGAGGGTGCCTCCAGCATCAAGGGGGCATATTTATCCTTGCTCGGCGCGTCGGCTGCTACCATCGGCTTCGTCTCCGGTTTCGGCGAGCTGGTCGGCTATTCGCTGCGTTATGTATTCGGCCGCCTTGCCGATCGCACTAAAAAATATTGGCCGATTACGATTATCGGCTATATCGTGGACGTCCTCGCGGTGCCCGCTTTGGCGCTTGTCGGAGAAAACGGCTGGATTTTTGCCTGCGCACTCATTATTGCGGAACGGGCGGGAAAAGCACTGAAAAAACCGGCAAAAAATACGCTGATGTCGTTTGCGGCTTCTCAGGAAGGTGCAGGCAAGAGCTTCGCGATTCAGGAACTGCTCGATCAGATCGGTGCGTTTCTCGGGCCGGTGCTGCTCTATCTGGTGATGTTATTCAAAATGACCGGCACGACTTATCAAATTTACGCATTCGGCCTTGCGATTCTGGCAATTCCCGCAGCTTTGACCGTTATCATGCTGTTTATTACAAAGCGAAAATTTCCGAATCCCGAAAATTTTGAGCCGGAACCGAAGGAATATATCCCCTTCAAACTTGATAAAAAGTTCATTCTTTATATCGCAGGCATCAGTTTGTTCGCCTTCGGCTTCATCGATTATTCGCTGATTATCATGCATGTCTCACGCGAATTTTCCGGCCTAACGCCGGGCCTGAACTCATCCGCGCTCGTCAATACCGGAACACTGCCGCTGCTCTACGCAGGAGCCATGTTGGTGGATGCTGTTTCCGCTCTTGTCTTCGGGCTTTTATATGACAAAAAGGGCAATTTGGCGCCGGTGTTGTCCACGGCTCTTTGTGCGCCTTTCGCGCTGTTTATTTTCGGTTTCAAGTCCGTACCCGCGCTGCTCGTCGGGATCGCGCTCTGGGGCGTCGGAATGGGCGCCCAGGAATCCATCCTGAAAGCGGTCGTCTCGACGATCGTCCCGAAGAACAGCCGTGCTACCGGTTACGGGATTTTCGAATGCTCCTTCGGCGTTTTCTGGTTTCTCGGGAGCTGGCTGCTCGGCGTTTTATATGACGTGAGCATCCCCGCCATGATCGCCGTCTCCATCATCACGCAGCTTGCGGCGATCCCGCTTTACTGTTTCTCAGCGAGAAATTCGCGGAGAGTATTGTCAAAGCGGAAAATATAA
- a CDS encoding CGGC domain-containing protein, protein MKVGLIRCMKTEDKCQGKMCFKAIKEKKSVFKGAEGDIEIVGFVSCGGCPGNKAAARAANMVKRGANTIALTTCITKGNPAGCVCPHLQKMKEEIAKQVGEGITVFDHTH, encoded by the coding sequence ATGAAAGTCGGATTGATCCGATGCATGAAAACCGAGGATAAATGCCAGGGGAAAATGTGTTTCAAGGCAATCAAAGAGAAAAAATCCGTATTCAAAGGCGCAGAGGGCGACATTGAGATTGTGGGCTTCGTCTCCTGCGGCGGGTGCCCCGGAAATAAGGCCGCGGCAAGAGCCGCGAATATGGTTAAGCGCGGGGCGAATACCATTGCTCTCACCACCTGTATCACAAAAGGAAACCCCGCCGGCTGTGTATGCCCTCATTTGCAGAAGATGAAAGAGGAAATTGCCAAGCAAGTCGGTGAAGGAATTACCGTCTTTGATCACACACACTGA
- a CDS encoding radical SAM protein produces the protein MEKLKRVYIEITNICNLNCSFCPPCPREKRTMTVREFEYILNQVKPTGAQIYLHVKGEPLLHPELDEILTLALQYDIPANLTTNGTLLMQNRSLLLGAPSLRQVNISLHSQESGYDPEYLETAAQFGIDAAKQGHPIVSYRLWNGEPGASMDQNSLFALNTIAAFFGQSAEDPKRGREAAKFAQNVYAAFEEQFEWPAMDAPEIAKRGKCLGGREMLAVLCGGTVVPCCLDDGGVIALGNIFKTDLERIMDTPRYKALVAGFCGGNISEPLCRRCRYRTRFERHDATCRRVIKHESFIR, from the coding sequence GTGGAAAAATTAAAGCGCGTTTATATCGAAATTACAAATATCTGCAATCTGAATTGCAGTTTTTGCCCGCCCTGTCCTCGCGAAAAGCGCACGATGACAGTGCGGGAATTTGAATATATCCTGAACCAAGTCAAGCCGACCGGCGCTCAAATCTATCTCCACGTCAAGGGTGAACCGCTGCTGCATCCGGAATTGGATGAGATCCTGACGCTTGCTCTTCAATATGATATACCGGCCAATCTGACCACCAACGGTACCCTCCTGATGCAGAACCGTTCGCTATTGCTCGGCGCCCCTTCCCTGCGGCAGGTCAATATCTCTTTGCATTCACAGGAAAGCGGATATGACCCTGAATATTTAGAAACGGCCGCACAATTCGGAATTGATGCGGCGAAACAAGGTCATCCGATCGTGTCCTATCGCCTTTGGAACGGAGAACCCGGCGCGAGTATGGATCAGAATTCGTTGTTTGCGTTAAATACGATAGCGGCCTTTTTCGGTCAGTCGGCGGAAGACCCTAAACGAGGTCGGGAGGCGGCGAAATTCGCTCAAAACGTCTATGCGGCGTTTGAAGAGCAATTCGAATGGCCGGCGATGGACGCGCCGGAGATTGCCAAGCGCGGAAAATGCCTCGGCGGCCGCGAAATGCTTGCGGTTTTATGCGGCGGCACGGTGGTGCCGTGCTGTTTGGATGACGGCGGCGTGATCGCGCTCGGAAATATTTTTAAAACCGATCTCGAGCGGATCATGGATACCCCGCGGTATAAAGCGCTTGTCGCGGGTTTTTGCGGGGGCAACATTTCGGAACCGCTCTGCCGCAGGTGCAGATATCGCACGCGGTTTGAGCGGCATGATGCCACCTGCAGACGCGTCATAAAACACGAATCGTTCATTCGATAA
- a CDS encoding AEC family transporter encodes MVDTLALLRAVALMIIFIVPGFILRKLGFADGAVAKGFANTILYVTQPAMLVVLFIRPYDASIMKTAGWVFGFSMVAHAVFYVIARSLFQKAPEQIAKVSRFGVVFSNAGYMGIPVITAALGNEAGIYASVYIIAFNIYAWSLGAMIYSGDKSYISAKKIFLNPATVPIYIGLLFFILPIDQYVPSLVIDGLTTLKNTVAPMAMMLIGIRLADVKIKTAFADKWLWKTLGVRLLLLPAVAWGIMRLIGLTGVFADMTAMTVILICSSTPCSTITSMFAEKFDCEPVYASKVVSISTVLSVISIPLISLLLKV; translated from the coding sequence ATGGTTGACACGCTCGCGCTGCTCAGAGCGGTAGCGCTGATGATTATTTTTATCGTTCCGGGATTCATCCTCCGAAAACTCGGTTTTGCCGACGGCGCCGTCGCAAAAGGTTTCGCCAACACCATCTTGTACGTCACACAGCCCGCGATGCTGGTCGTGCTGTTCATCCGGCCTTACGATGCCTCGATCATGAAGACGGCGGGATGGGTATTCGGGTTCAGCATGGTCGCACACGCGGTTTTTTATGTCATAGCGAGATCTCTGTTTCAAAAAGCGCCGGAGCAAATCGCAAAGGTCAGCCGCTTCGGCGTGGTCTTTTCAAACGCCGGATATATGGGCATTCCGGTCATTACGGCTGCGCTCGGCAATGAGGCCGGTATCTACGCCTCGGTCTACATTATCGCTTTTAATATTTACGCCTGGTCTTTGGGCGCAATGATTTACAGCGGAGACAAGAGCTATATCTCCGCCAAGAAGATTTTTCTCAACCCGGCAACCGTGCCGATTTACATAGGATTGTTGTTCTTCATATTGCCGATCGACCAATATGTGCCGTCTCTCGTGATTGACGGGCTGACCACCCTCAAGAATACCGTCGCGCCGATGGCAATGATGTTAATCGGGATCCGGCTTGCCGACGTCAAAATCAAAACCGCGTTCGCGGATAAATGGTTATGGAAAACGCTCGGGGTTCGGCTGCTGCTGCTTCCCGCGGTCGCCTGGGGCATTATGCGCTTAATCGGACTGACAGGAGTTTTTGCCGATATGACAGCGATGACCGTGATATTGATATGCTCTTCGACACCCTGCTCCACGATCACCAGCATGTTTGCCGAGAAATTCGACTGTGAACCGGTCTATGCCAGCAAAGTGGTCTCGATCAGCACGGTGCTTTCTGTCATTTCAATTCCGCTGATATCGCTTTTACTGAAAGTGTAG
- a CDS encoding Gx transporter family protein, translated as MTVRTKKVAYYGVFLGFCILAGWLEHLIVLPLPVPGIKLGLANAAILVLLYHDGVKPAVAVNILRVLLVNLLFTGISGFIYAFFGAFLAMAVEIPLSRLKRLGVAGVSVAAASAHIIGQLFAAQLMTASKAVWAYLPWLLVTAILTGLLTGAIAAATLRYLPKTKM; from the coding sequence GTGACTGTACGTACCAAAAAAGTCGCCTATTACGGCGTCTTCCTCGGTTTTTGCATTCTTGCGGGCTGGCTGGAACACCTGATCGTATTGCCGCTCCCGGTACCCGGAATTAAGTTGGGGCTTGCGAATGCGGCGATTTTGGTGCTGCTTTATCACGACGGCGTAAAACCGGCGGTGGCGGTCAACATTCTCCGCGTTTTACTTGTCAATTTGCTGTTCACCGGAATCTCCGGTTTTATCTACGCGTTTTTCGGCGCTTTTCTGGCAATGGCAGTCGAAATTCCGCTTTCCCGTTTAAAAAGGCTCGGCGTCGCGGGAGTCAGCGTCGCGGCGGCTTCGGCGCATATCATCGGACAGCTTTTCGCCGCGCAACTCATGACCGCATCGAAAGCCGTCTGGGCTTACTTGCCCTGGCTGCTCGTCACCGCAATACTGACCGGTCTGCTCACCGGTGCCATCGCAGCGGCTACACTACGGTATTTGCCGAAAACAAAAATGTAG
- a CDS encoding FAD:protein FMN transferase yields MRRFICLLFCVVILAVPLSGCGSTTLMYTTQVFGKTFSVKIFRSGDDSILSQIDEVCKRDELIYSAADPDSELYALNLTDGAETAVSEDLIRMIRLAVYYDELSGGMYDLTASSLDKLWDFSKTAVPDKKAIQEALSRVGMANVVTLGSDTVTLDNGAIIDFGGLAEAKLTSDVSELLSGLGVRAEIAIGDIICVINEEEGRKVGLKMPYDDAPDSLGSITLTGSRSVVTLRADDGFLLDGVRYHKFLDPTTGMPAATDLLTVTVIAPTATQAYAMAQTIIRTGLYSGLELTGKIVGGDTLMVTDQLEIRVSPGFTETFKPDFTLAYTEQVR; encoded by the coding sequence ATGCGCCGTTTCATTTGTTTGCTTTTTTGCGTGGTGATTCTTGCCGTCCCGTTGAGCGGCTGCGGTTCAACCACCTTGATGTATACGACTCAGGTATTCGGTAAGACCTTCTCGGTGAAAATTTTCCGCTCCGGCGATGATTCGATTTTATCACAGATCGATGAGGTGTGCAAGCGGGACGAGCTGATCTATTCAGCCGCCGACCCCGACAGCGAACTGTACGCGCTCAACCTCACCGACGGCGCAGAGACCGCCGTTTCCGAGGATCTGATTCGGATGATCCGGCTTGCGGTTTATTACGATGAACTCTCGGGCGGCATGTACGATTTGACCGCCTCTTCGCTGGATAAGCTCTGGGATTTTTCAAAAACGGCAGTCCCGGATAAAAAAGCCATCCAGGAGGCGCTTTCGAGAGTGGGTATGGCAAACGTCGTAACACTCGGATCCGATACCGTCACCCTTGACAACGGCGCCATAATCGACTTCGGCGGGCTTGCTGAGGCGAAACTGACCTCGGATGTCTCAGAGCTCCTCTCCGGCCTCGGCGTTCGCGCCGAAATCGCCATCGGCGACATCATCTGCGTCATCAATGAGGAAGAAGGCCGGAAAGTCGGTCTGAAAATGCCCTATGACGATGCCCCTGATTCCCTCGGCAGCATTACGCTGACGGGCAGCAGAAGCGTTGTCACCCTGCGTGCCGACGACGGATTTTTACTTGACGGAGTTCGTTATCACAAGTTCCTCGACCCGACCACCGGAATGCCGGCGGCGACTGATTTGCTGACCGTTACCGTCATCGCGCCGACTGCGACACAGGCCTACGCGATGGCTCAGACCATTATCCGGACCGGCTTATATTCAGGCCTCGAACTGACGGGAAAAATTGTCGGCGGAGATACGCTGATGGTCACAGATCAGCTCGAAATCCGGGTCTCCCCGGGCTTCACCGAGACCTTCAAACCCGATTTCACCCTTGCTTATACCGAACAAGTCCGATAA
- a CDS encoding uroporphyrinogen decarboxylase family protein: MKTREPDFSQLQKVMRREKPDRPVFFELFISDRLIEFFSGEKLIYGNPEKALKTMIKAYAAGGYDYTSVVGGDFAFPTIERAHVQSVSMRDGIIKDRASFEKYKWPDPENYDYSLLARAGEWMPAGMKLIARGPCGVLENMNAIIGYDNICMMLFDDPDLLKEIVDHIGSRLLKYYEICASYDTVGMFMDNDDWGFNTQTFLSPADMRKYVFPWHKKIVEAAHKQKIPVGLHSCGNPLEVIEDVIGDIKVDARHSYEDKIIPVEEFYKRYHDRIAILGGMDLDFLVRKTPEEIRKRCRAMLEAAPTGYAMGTGNSTPDFLPMENFLAMRDTVME, translated from the coding sequence ATGAAAACACGCGAACCCGATTTCTCCCAACTGCAAAAAGTGATGAGGCGCGAAAAACCGGATCGCCCCGTGTTTTTTGAATTGTTTATCAGCGACCGGCTGATCGAGTTTTTCTCCGGAGAAAAACTGATTTACGGCAATCCGGAAAAAGCGCTGAAAACCATGATCAAGGCCTACGCCGCAGGGGGTTATGATTATACCAGCGTGGTCGGCGGCGATTTTGCGTTTCCGACCATCGAGCGGGCGCACGTGCAGAGCGTGTCGATGCGCGACGGCATCATCAAGGACCGCGCGAGTTTTGAAAAATACAAGTGGCCGGACCCGGAGAATTATGATTACAGCTTGCTCGCCAGGGCCGGGGAGTGGATGCCGGCCGGTATGAAACTGATTGCGCGCGGACCCTGCGGCGTGCTGGAAAACATGAACGCGATCATCGGGTACGACAACATCTGCATGATGCTGTTTGACGATCCGGATTTACTCAAAGAGATTGTGGACCACATCGGCAGCCGGCTGCTGAAATATTACGAGATCTGCGCGTCGTACGATACGGTGGGCATGTTTATGGACAACGACGACTGGGGATTCAACACCCAGACCTTCCTGTCCCCGGCGGACATGCGCAAATATGTGTTCCCGTGGCACAAAAAGATCGTCGAAGCCGCGCATAAACAAAAGATTCCGGTCGGACTGCACTCCTGCGGCAATCCGCTCGAAGTCATCGAAGACGTGATCGGGGACATCAAAGTTGACGCGCGTCACAGTTACGAAGATAAAATTATTCCGGTCGAAGAATTTTACAAACGGTACCACGATCGGATCGCGATTTTGGGCGGAATGGATCTGGACTTTTTGGTGCGCAAGACGCCGGAGGAAATCCGCAAACGCTGCAGAGCGATGCTGGAAGCGGCGCCGACGGGGTACGCGATGGGCACCGGCAACAGCACGCCGGATTTTCTGCCGATGGAAAACTTCCTCGCCATGCGCGATACGGTAATGGAGTAG
- a CDS encoding ABC transporter ATP-binding protein, with product MNALELQNLTYYYDKDHPILNNLNFTFDKGKIYAIMGRSGAGKTTLLSLLSALTDPKSGTILFEGKDIKSIDRYRYRSKFVGVVFQGYNLLPQLNAVENVELSMDIAGIKAADKHKLAMELLEKVELDEVKAKRRILMLSGGEQQRVAIARALSYNPDIILADEPTGNLDGETQKEVMDIFTRLAKQENKCVIIVTHAPDVAKYADVVYELESLNGKKPKDKPIQA from the coding sequence ATGAACGCGCTGGAACTTCAGAATCTGACATACTATTACGATAAAGACCATCCGATACTCAATAATCTCAACTTCACATTTGACAAGGGAAAAATCTACGCCATCATGGGCCGCTCCGGCGCAGGCAAGACCACGCTGCTCTCGCTGCTCTCCGCGCTGACCGACCCGAAAAGCGGTACAATTCTGTTCGAGGGAAAAGACATCAAGTCCATCGACCGGTACCGCTACCGAAGTAAATTTGTCGGCGTTGTGTTTCAGGGTTATAATCTCCTGCCGCAGCTGAATGCGGTTGAAAACGTCGAACTCTCGATGGACATCGCGGGCATCAAGGCCGCCGACAAACACAAGCTCGCAATGGAGCTGCTCGAAAAGGTCGAACTCGACGAAGTAAAAGCCAAGCGCCGCATTTTGATGCTCTCCGGCGGTGAACAGCAGCGGGTCGCCATCGCCCGCGCGCTCTCCTATAACCCCGACATCATTCTGGCCGATGAGCCGACCGGAAATCTTGACGGCGAGACCCAAAAAGAGGTCATGGACATCTTCACCCGCCTTGCCAAACAGGAAAATAAGTGCGTCATCATCGTCACTCACGCCCCTGATGTGGCCAAATACGCCGATGTCGTCTATGAGCTCGAGTCGTTGAATGGGAAAAAGCCAAAAGACAAGCCCATACAGGCATAA
- the crcB gene encoding fluoride efflux transporter CrcB, with translation MQDLLYVGMGGFLGAVLRYSAGFLPIKPQNGFPMTTLLVNITGAFVIGLIAALSIKTGIHPKLVLFLKVGLCGGFTTFSTFSAETVRLFQDGKTGLAVAYIVASVLCCVLAILFAEWIIGK, from the coding sequence ATGCAGGACTTGCTCTATGTCGGAATGGGCGGTTTTTTGGGTGCTGTTTTACGCTATTCGGCGGGCTTTTTACCGATAAAACCCCAAAACGGTTTTCCAATGACGACACTTCTCGTAAACATCACCGGCGCGTTTGTAATCGGTTTGATTGCCGCGCTCTCGATTAAAACCGGCATCCATCCTAAATTGGTTTTGTTTCTCAAAGTCGGTCTGTGCGGCGGTTTTACGACCTTTTCGACCTTCTCCGCCGAGACCGTCCGCCTGTTTCAAGACGGCAAAACAGGGCTCGCCGTTGCCTATATCGTCGCCAGTGTGCTTTGCTGTGTTCTTGCGATACTTTTTGCCGAGTGGATCATCGGTAAATAA
- a CDS encoding SPFH domain-containing protein, translating into MSWIFLAIAVTVILFIALGYERDAQVLRWRGKRKQLISLFGLLLVVFGCFSSVPTGHTGIVTTFGKVEQNTFEAGVNFKSPVQKVILMDNRNQKATVNLVCFSSDIQEVSIVYSLNYQIRKENAQDIYRTIGSNYFDTVISPRIQESVKVIVAKYKAETLVSERSKLSAEIQANLTETLSKFNIEVISTSVEDMDFTEAFTTAVEAKQVAEQNKLKAITEQEQKVLEAEAAAKQKVIAAQADAETAKIAADAGRYAKEQEAEGNRKLQESITDELIRYKQAERWDGKLPEIYGGDDGVLPIIDNRIQ; encoded by the coding sequence ATGTCGTGGATTTTTTTGGCCATTGCTGTAACTGTCATATTATTCATCGCACTTGGTTATGAAAGAGATGCGCAGGTTTTACGCTGGAGAGGGAAACGCAAGCAATTGATTTCACTGTTCGGGCTTTTATTGGTGGTCTTCGGGTGCTTCTCATCAGTACCGACAGGCCATACCGGCATTGTAACCACGTTCGGAAAGGTGGAACAAAACACATTTGAGGCAGGTGTCAATTTCAAATCACCCGTTCAAAAGGTGATTTTGATGGACAACAGAAACCAAAAAGCTACCGTCAATTTGGTATGCTTCTCCTCCGATATTCAAGAGGTTTCTATTGTCTATTCGCTGAATTATCAAATCCGGAAAGAAAATGCGCAGGACATTTACCGAACGATCGGATCGAATTATTTCGATACGGTGATTTCGCCGAGAATTCAGGAGTCCGTAAAAGTCATTGTGGCAAAATATAAAGCCGAGACGCTTGTTTCGGAAAGAAGCAAGCTGTCAGCCGAAATTCAGGCAAATCTGACCGAGACTCTTTCAAAGTTTAATATTGAGGTGATCTCCACCTCGGTTGAAGATATGGATTTTACGGAGGCGTTTACAACCGCAGTTGAAGCAAAACAGGTCGCCGAACAGAATAAACTCAAAGCGATCACGGAACAGGAGCAAAAAGTATTGGAAGCGGAAGCGGCTGCGAAACAAAAAGTCATTGCAGCTCAAGCAGATGCCGAGACCGCAAAAATTGCCGCAGACGCCGGCAGGTATGCCAAAGAGCAGGAAGCGGAAGGAAACCGCAAGCTGCAGGAATCGATTACCGATGAATTGATCCGCTACAAACAAGCGGAAAGATGGGATGGGAAACTTCCCGAGATTTACGGCGGCGACGACGGCGTTCTTCCCATTATCGACAACCGTATTCAATAA
- a CDS encoding NusG domain II-containing protein produces MKRQFFKKADIVIIVVLLAAAAGLFLLSASNDSGTGVRITKNGQIVGVYPLNQDNLIIIDEHNSVRIDDGKVRMEHADCPDGYCLKMGEISRGSIICLPNRVVVEVFSAAAPDAIAG; encoded by the coding sequence ATGAAAAGGCAGTTCTTTAAAAAGGCGGATATCGTGATTATTGTGGTTTTGCTGGCTGCGGCGGCAGGCCTTTTTCTGCTTTCGGCGAGCAACGATTCCGGTACCGGTGTAAGAATTACCAAAAACGGACAGATTGTCGGAGTTTATCCGCTCAATCAGGATAATCTTATTATCATTGATGAGCATAATTCGGTGCGCATAGACGACGGCAAGGTTCGGATGGAACATGCCGACTGCCCCGACGGCTATTGTCTGAAGATGGGTGAAATCTCGCGTGGGAGCATCATCTGCCTTCCGAACCGCGTGGTCGTCGAAGTTTTCTCCGCCGCCGCTCCGGATGCCATTGCGGGATAA
- a CDS encoding MarR family winged helix-turn-helix transcriptional regulator: MENDEQHAHGQLRGGIWEMVNALRTFNEKVMEPYSQKQGLTFLQTRVLMGIRHGKITTVGGLAEHASLYQGNASTLCKRLEQQGFLRRERSSADERVVNLSLTVKGCEATDNIARRMQTLDEFIEKNAKDNVKALRDGANAFLEIVDLIIENEL; the protein is encoded by the coding sequence ATGGAAAACGATGAGCAGCATGCTCACGGACAGCTGCGCGGCGGTATTTGGGAAATGGTCAATGCCTTGAGGACTTTTAACGAAAAAGTGATGGAGCCATATTCGCAAAAACAGGGATTGACCTTCCTTCAGACACGCGTGCTGATGGGGATCCGCCACGGGAAGATCACAACAGTCGGCGGCCTGGCCGAACATGCATCCCTATATCAGGGAAACGCCTCTACCTTGTGTAAACGCCTTGAACAACAGGGCTTTTTACGCCGTGAGCGCAGTTCGGCCGATGAACGCGTTGTCAACCTATCTCTGACCGTGAAAGGGTGCGAAGCCACCGATAACATCGCCCGGCGTATGCAGACGCTGGATGAGTTCATCGAAAAAAACGCCAAGGACAATGTGAAAGCGCTGCGCGATGGCGCAAATGCCTTTTTAGAAATCGTGGATTTGATCATCGAAAACGAACTCTGA